In the genome of Vulpes lagopus strain Blue_001 chromosome 9, ASM1834538v1, whole genome shotgun sequence, the window AGGACATCCTCCTGGTGCTGCTGCAGGGTCTCAGGGGGGAGGCGTGCCCACCCCTGGGTCCTGGCTTCTGTCCCGAGCCTGCTCCCCGGGCACACGGGTCCCCGTTGGCAGAAGGGtcagggaggggagcaggggacgTGCTGCTGGCCCGGCCTGGCCCTTAGGAGGCACACGGGACCTTAGCTCGGCATGACAGGCCTGCGCGGTGAGCCCGCGAGCTGTGGGTGGGGAGGCGTGGCCGCTGCATCCCGGAGCAGTGGGAGGGCGCGTCCGTGTCCCCCGTCCCCTGTGGGGGCCACGTGTTGGCCACCCCTCCCTTCTGCTTGCTCTCCTCCCAGCCTGCCAGGGGCTGCCGAGCGTccgggggggcctggggggcccggGAGAGCAGGGCCGCAGCCTGGCCGTGTCCGCAGGTACACCGCGGCCTGCTCCCGGCTCCTGGTCCAGTACAAAGCCGCCTTCCGGCAGGTTCAGGGCGCAGAGATCAGCTCCATCGACGAGTTCTGCCGCAAGTTCCGTGTGAGTGAGTGGGAGGTGGGGCGGGCGGcgctgttgggggggggggctgtgcaCCCATgctcccgcccccccctcccccgcagctGGATTGCCCACTGGCCATGGAGAGGATCAAGGAGGATCGGCCCATCACCATCAAGGACGACAAGGGCAACCTCAACCGCTGCATCGCCGACGTGGTCTCGGTGCGCCCGCAGCCTCCGGGGAGGGCTCCCGCGTGGCCAGGGGGTGGGCAGCATCCAGGAGGGACCTGGAGGCACATGTGGGCGAGGGGGCGCGTGGAGGGCCGGGGGCTGTGGGGACAGGGACACAGCAGGGACCCAGGTGACCCTGCAGCCAAGGGGACGGGCTGAGCGGGGAGACCGTGGGTTCTCGAGGCCggaggggctgggtgggggctgaCCAGGCCGGTCGGGCAGGGGAAGCAGGCTGGGGGGCCCCACCCTCGGCCCCTGGGCTGGGTCTGTGGTCCCTCACGTGCGCACTCGTCCCTAGCTCTTCATCACGGTGATGGACAAACTGCGCCTGGAGATCCGTGCCATGGATGAGGTGCggctctgggggcaggggtgcaggggcggcatggcagggcaggggagaggtggaggggcaggctccaggaggagggaggaggaagccgCGCGTCTTGTGCACAGATCCAGCCTGACCTGCGGGAGCTGATGGAGACCATGCACCGCATGAGCCACCTGCCTCCTGACTTCGAGGGCCGCCAGACGGTCAGCCAGTGGTGAGTGCGGCTGCGCCGAGCCTCTGGGCGCCCCCCCGGGCCGGGCAGCCGCTCCCGCTCACCCTCAGCGCTGTGCTCCACAGGCTGCAGACCCTGAGCGGCATGTCAGCCTCTGACGAGCTCGACGACTCGCAGGTGCGCCAGATGCTCTTTGACCTGGAGTCGGCCTACAACGCCTTCAACCGTTTCCTGCACGCCTGAGGCTGTGCgctgggccctgggggtggggagggccaccCACTCTGCATGTGACTCCTGCCCGTGTGTCAGCCCTggagcccccgccctcctccctcctcgcAATAAAGGCGCTGTCTGATCTCCCTGCAGCTGTGGCTGCTTGTGTCCCGTCCcgtgtccccccccccgccccggcaccgcccccccccccccccccccccgccaggcctGCTGCTCTGTCTTCCCTCAGCCTCCCGGAGCCCATGGGTTCCGCAGGGGCAGGTCTGAGCAGGAGTTAGGGCCCCCGCGTCCCTGGTGGGCAGTGCCTGGGCACCTGGGAGGGAGCCAGCCTCCCCCTGAGCCAGGTGAGGCTGGGATCTGAGCCCCTGCCCCCGTGTCTGGCCCCAAGCTGGCCGAgccacctccccctccctgccGCGGGGTCACGCCCGCCCTCTTAGTGGCTCAGCAAGGCCCCAGCAGTCTGCCTCAGGGTTGAGGCCGGGCTGCTGGGTGGGCCAGTCCTGCCAGGGCCTGCAGGTGAGGACACGGGTTCAGAGGCCAGAGCTGGTTCCTTTCCTACTGTCACCTGCTATGGGGCCCGGGGCTGTGGACTCTGCAGGCGACCCCGGCCCGCAGTGTCCCATCACGTCCGCATCCACATGGGTGCATGCTGCCAGCTGCCGGAGCGAGGCACCGGGTTCCGTGATCTGTTGTATCCACTTTAGCAACCACGGCGTGCCCGAGGGCCACGCTGACCTCCCGTAGCGCCCCTCCTCCTGGTAGTGTTTCTGGATGCCTGTGGCCTCGAAGTACGGCGCGTCGTGTGTTGGTGCTGatggaggaggctggaggctgccGGCAGGGAGGCGGCGCTTCACAGGGGTGGGGGCTGATGGCAGagcacgcagagggagagggtgaggactTGGGATCAGCCTGGAGCCCCCGATGCCAGCAGGGGCCCCGAGGCAGAGGCGTGCGTGTCACTTGGGTCTTACTCGGAGAAGACAGCAGACGCGGGCCATGGGCAGGATCAGCAGCAGGGGCCGAGGGGGCCCTGGGGGTCTGGGTGCAGGCTGTGTTGCATGTGACACACACTGTGCCCCCGGGCCGAGCGCACTGGGCAGTGGATACCCCAGAACAGCCCGGTGGGCAGAGCAGGTCCTGTGCGTGGAAGCTGCCGGGACGGAGCGAGTCCACGTGGGCTCGGGTGGGCGGCGGCACATCACGCTGGAGTCGCAGGGGGAAGATGAAGGCTTGGCATCTCCGGGGCAAAGCTGCCGCCCTGGGTCCCAGGGGTTCTCCCCAGAGGCCCGAGGCTCCACCACATTtggaggctggggtgggaagACCAGCCGAGGAGCCGAGGGGGGCGGCTGAGGCCTGGGAAGCCCAGAGGCCCCAGGACACGGAGGGGCTGCAGCGTCAGGGCGGACTCGGAGGAGCCCAGTcggcccggggagggggaggcttcAGGGGAGCCCCGAGGGACCAGGAGGGCCCAGAGCCCCAGATCCTGCTGCCAGCGGCTGCTGAACGGACAGAACGGCtgttctgctctttttttttttttaataaaaaccaaaatttgtcattttaaacattattttgaggattttattgttaactaatctctacacctgacGTGgagcttgaacctacaaccccgagatcaagcgCCGCTCGCTCCACCGCCACCCGCGTCCAGCTTGCGCGGTTCCGTGGCCCCCGCAGAGGCGCGGCCCCAGTGAGCCCTGGCCCCGCCAGCCGCCACCCTCTCTGCGCCTGGGGTGTGACCTGGGGTGTGACTGTGAACGGGCCTCCCGCCAGTGGAATCACGCTCAATTGGTCTTCTCTGGTGCGTTTATTTCTCGCATCTGTCAAAacgtctttctttttctctctttttttttttttttttaaagtaagtacgatgggcagcccgggtggctcagtgggtgagcgccgccttcagcccagggcgtgaccccgggtcccgggatcgagtccacatcgggctccctgcatgggagcctgcttctccctctgccgcagtctctgcctctctctctgtgtctctcgtgaataaataaaatcttaaaaaaaaaaaaaaaagaccttgcgATGGGAGCCGGCTCTATCCCCTGCgccagccaggtgtccttgtTAAGGACGAATGTCCCATCGTACCCACAGGGcacattttgttcatccttgGGGGACGCGTGTCCCGGAGATTGTGAGCGCTGCTGTGGGAGCAGGTGGGCTGGCGGGATGGCGGGTGATGTGGGGGGCTGGGGACACGGGTGGGGACAGTGAGCCGGGAGCTGCAGGCCACTCTGGCCGCGGTGGGACGGTCGGCAGGTGGAGGGAAGTGGCCGGCCCAGAGCTCACTCAGGCCGAGGGGCTGCAGGCCGCCTGCCTGGGACTGGGGAGGGTGGCTGGACGGCAGGTCCTGGACCCTGGCCCTGAGGCTAGAGGGGTGAGCAGGGGTGGCCCGAGGCGGCAGCCAggtccctgcctcctgctccagccccagTGGCCGGTGCCGCGGGTCAGCAAGACGGAAGTTCGGGCCTCCAGTCCTCAGACCTGCGCCCGGGCCTCTCCAGCTTCCCTGCTTTCTGGCTCGGGCCCAAGAATCATCTAGACCCCGCGGCTGTTCCCATGCCCTCCTCTGGCCCAGCTCCCCCCAGGACCCGGGGCGGTCACCCTGCAGTGCCACCCAGCTGAGTGGCGGTGGCGTGACCTCGGGCCGGGGCCGCAGCCCTGGGCACCCCAGGACTGGGGACAGAGTACCCGGGCTCCCAGCTACCGCCTCGGTCCCGACCACACCCCACCGGGCTCAGGGTCAGTGCTCGGCTGAACGGGGAGCGGGGGGGGGAACACCCACATGTGCTGCAGGAGGCGACAGTGCCCTAAGCCTGGGCAGGGGTGCCTGCGGGCTCCCCGggccggcccctccccctgcactgcCAACCAGGCAGAGATGAGTCCCGGGGTCCAAAGGCCAAGAGGGAgccggcaggggtggggggggctggtgCTCCAGCCCGAGCCACCGCCCAAGACCCTGCCCGGGGGCGACAAACAGAAGGCCCGGGGCCCTCCGGACTTGGGAGGGGGCAGCACTCGCCCAGCACCTTCGGGTCCCCTCGGaatccgccccccacccccgctctggGCACCGCAGCCCAAGGGACCTgaggccgggggcggcgggcgcgagCTGCCCAGCGGGGGAGCCGGGCCGGGTCGGGGTGTGCCCCGGGCCGCAGGCCGCATGTCCCGGGCGGGCCCGAGGGGCCGGGTGCCATCGGTGCCCCTCTGCCAGGCCCCCGCGCGGGGCAGCCCCGAGGACGAGGACGGTGCCGCGGGCCGGAGCGCAGCCGCCCGCGGCCGGGGGAGGACCTGCTGCTGGAATGGTTAACCCGCGCGCGGCGGCAGCCAATCACAGGGCCCCGCGCAAATACCTGGGACAGGTGCCGCCGCCGGGCGGGtcagagcccagccccagcccaggagcGCCGCGCACCGCCCGCACCCGCAGCGGCAGCACAGGGGCTCAGCATGACGGCCCGGGGCCCGCGGGCGCTGGCGCTGCTGCTGGCCCTGCCGCTGCTCGCCGTGGGGGCCCCGCCGGCCCGCCTGCTGGCCGCGCTGTCCTCGGGCCGCGGCGCTCTGGACCGCGGGGCACTGGGCAGCCTGTTAAATACGCTGGCGGACCGTGCGCACTGCGCCGACGGGCCGTGTGGAAAGGTAACGGCCCCACCCGACGGGTCCCCCAGCAGCCGCCGCTCCTCCCCAGGCTGGAAGCAAAGGGCCCTGGGCAAACTCCAGGGGGCGGGTCAAGGTGAGGCCGGGTGGCCAAGCACCCAGGCCCTCCCtgcggcccgcgccccccgctGCTCCCGGGTTGGGCGCCGTGCGGGGCGCACACAGCTCCGGGAGCCCCGGGCCATCAGATTGGCGGTGGCTCCGGcaaggagccacccagggtgGGGGGACCCCTGCCCTGAGTCCTCTGTGTGCGCGTGTGCACTTGTGTCATTGAGGGCGGTGGCGACGGGAGAGTGTGAAAGAGCGATGATGCAGGGGTGCGtgagggggagggcggggggcgtgGACCACCCAGGGAAGCGGGCAGCTGCCGCCCACCCGTCTCTGCCCACAGTGCCTGTCTGTGGATGATGCCCTGGCCCTGGGCGGGCCCGAGACGCCGGGGCTCCCGGAGGGGCAGGTCCTAGCACCCAGACACATCGCCCGCCTCAGTGCCGCCGCCGCCCTCTACCTCAGCGACCCCAGGGGCACGTGTGCAGATATCCGGGCTGGCCGCTGGGCCGCCCGCGCTGACCAGCTCTTGGCCCTGCTGGAGGGCCCCACGGCGCTGGCCCCGGGCCT includes:
- the VPS28 gene encoding vacuolar protein sorting-associated protein 28 homolog isoform X2, translating into MFHGIPATPGMGAPGNKPELYEEVKLYKNAREREKYTAACSRLLVQYKAAFRQVQGAEISSIDEFCRKFRLDCPLAMERIKEDRPITIKDDKGNLNRCIADVVSLFITVMDKLRLEIRAMDEIQPDLRELMETMHRMSHLPPDFEGRQTVSQWLQTLSGMSASDELDDSQVRQMLFDLESAYNAFNRFLHA
- the VPS28 gene encoding vacuolar protein sorting-associated protein 28 homolog isoform X1, whose protein sequence is MFHGIPATPGMGAPGNKPELYEEVKLYKNAREREKYDNMAELFAVVKTMQALEKAYIKDCVTPNEYTAACSRLLVQYKAAFRQVQGAEISSIDEFCRKFRLDCPLAMERIKEDRPITIKDDKGNLNRCIADVVSLFITVMDKLRLEIRAMDEIQPDLRELMETMHRMSHLPPDFEGRQTVSQWLQTLSGMSASDELDDSQVRQMLFDLESAYNAFNRFLHA